A window of Diabrotica virgifera virgifera chromosome 9, PGI_DIABVI_V3a contains these coding sequences:
- the LOC126891216 gene encoding calcium-binding and coiled-coil domain-containing protein 2-like, with amino-acid sequence MAEGDNKIIQSETNKNMEDSDDCSDDSKRKRDPDDATQRSKNRKLSQIPSKTNSKEQKLDLLIEMVSELKKQSDKTSEDIKMIREENKMLRQENQKLKEENKDIKEKLEETNDRIEWLEREKRKNNIVMSGIEIETENKTELKQFVENIIKNTIQININVKTAHKIGRKVCLIEINNEDEKEQIMKNKYKLKELQQEKVYINHDMTTKEREKNKQIRKMAKEEELKGNKVKIGYNKINKWRDMEME; translated from the coding sequence ATGGCGGAAggtgataataaaataatacaaagcgAAACAAACAAGAACATGGAGGATAGCGACGACTGTTCGGACGACAGCAAAAGGAAAAGAGATCCGGATGATGCGACTcaaagatcaaaaaatagaaaactcTCACAAATACCATCTAAAACAAATAGTAAAGAACAAAAACTTGATCTATTAATAGAGATGGTGTCGGAGCTCAAAAAGCAGAGTGACAAAACCAGTGAAGatataaaaatgataagagaAGAAAATAAGATGTTGAGACaagaaaatcaaaaactaaaagaagaaaataaagatataaaagagAAGCTAGAGGAAACAAATGATAGAATTGAATGGCTAGAGAGAGagaaaaggaaaaataatatagTGATGTCAGGAATTGAAATTGAGacagaaaataaaacagaacttAAACAATTCGTGGAgaacataataaaaaacactatACAGATAAATATTAATGTAAAAACAGCTCATAAAATAGGAAGAAAAGtatgcttaattgaaataaataatgaagaCGAAAAAGAACAAATCATGAAAAacaaatacaaattaaaagaactGCAGCAGGAAAAGGTATATATAAATCATGACATGACAACAAAGGAGCGTGAGAAGAACAAGCAAATAagaaaaatggcaaaagaagaagaattaaaaggAAATAAGGTGAAAATtggatacaataaaataaataaatggcGAGATATGGAAATGGAATAA